Proteins encoded by one window of Candidatus Poribacteria bacterium:
- a CDS encoding peptide chain release factor 2: MKRCKPAFKNSEVIFDLAEKRKELTELEEATIAPDFWSNTQRVQKVNQRIAILRDEVAAYKDLALKIEDIQTLLELATEENDESLQNEIVDGLNTVTQHLEQMELRLMLTGEFDENNAILSIHSGAGGIDAQDWAGMLMRMYLRWCDQRGYQTEIVDLTSGDEAGIKGTTILVTGASAYGYLQAEAGVHRLVRLSPYDFNKRRHTSFAAIDVTPEIDDTVEVDIQSEDLRIDFYRASGAGGQHVNVTDSAVRITHKPTGIIVQCQNERSQHKNREIAMKLLRSRLHEKYRADREAELAKQRSERLDIDFGSQIRSYVLHPYQRVKDVRTNVETGNVNAVLDGALDPFIESYLKMKAQRK, from the coding sequence CTGAAGAGATGCAAACCCGCCTTCAAGAACTCGGAGGTTATCTTTGACCTGGCTGAAAAGCGAAAAGAATTAACAGAACTTGAAGAGGCAACAATCGCCCCTGACTTTTGGAGCAATACGCAACGCGTTCAAAAGGTTAATCAACGTATCGCCATCCTCCGAGATGAGGTTGCGGCTTACAAAGACCTTGCCCTCAAAATTGAAGATATCCAAACCCTGCTCGAACTCGCGACTGAAGAGAACGATGAGAGTTTACAAAACGAGATTGTCGACGGATTAAACACCGTCACGCAACATCTCGAACAGATGGAACTCCGCTTAATGCTAACGGGCGAGTTCGATGAGAACAACGCAATCCTCAGTATTCACTCCGGTGCGGGTGGGATTGACGCACAGGATTGGGCAGGGATGTTGATGCGTATGTACCTCCGTTGGTGCGACCAACGCGGCTATCAGACCGAAATCGTGGACCTCACCTCAGGAGACGAAGCCGGCATCAAAGGAACGACAATCCTTGTTACAGGCGCATCGGCTTACGGTTACCTGCAAGCTGAAGCGGGTGTGCATAGACTCGTTCGGTTATCCCCCTACGATTTCAACAAACGGCGGCATACTTCCTTCGCTGCTATCGACGTGACCCCAGAAATCGACGATACCGTGGAAGTGGATATCCAATCCGAAGACCTACGGATAGATTTCTATCGCGCAAGCGGTGCAGGTGGACAGCACGTCAACGTCACGGACTCAGCCGTTCGGATTACACACAAACCCACCGGAATTATCGTGCAATGCCAGAATGAACGTTCGCAGCATAAGAATCGAGAAATCGCTATGAAATTACTGCGTTCCCGACTTCACGAGAAATATCGTGCGGATCGGGAGGCAGAACTTGCAAAACAGCGAAGCGAACGCTTAGATATTGACTTTGGGAGCCAAATTCGATCGTATGTTCTGCACCCCTATCAACGCGTCAAGGATGTACGCACGAATGTCGAAACAGGTAATGTTAACGCCGTATTGGACGGTGCTTTAGACCCCTTCATCGAAAGCTACCTGAAAATGAAGGCACAGCGGAAATAA
- a CDS encoding GNAT family N-acetyltransferase: protein MKTAPTLHTERLILRSFTREDATDVKHLTSDPDVASTTDAMERPCEDETAEEWIQWCHKEFEKGIIGNFAITLRTDGTLIGTVGLVFRIHLPYNDASLGYWIGKPYWNCGYATEAAKAMVAYGFREHDLDLIYADYSKRNPASGRVMQKIGMHYAYDLSEEDMIRYKIEKSEFVEE from the coding sequence ATGAAAACCGCACCGACGCTCCACACAGAAAGGTTAATACTCCGTTCGTTTACACGTGAAGATGCCACTGATGTGAAACACCTTACCAGTGATCCCGACGTGGCATCAACAACCGATGCGATGGAACGACCTTGTGAAGATGAAACAGCAGAAGAGTGGATTCAATGGTGTCACAAAGAATTTGAAAAAGGGATAATAGGGAACTTCGCAATTACACTTAGGACAGATGGAACGTTAATTGGTACAGTTGGGTTGGTATTCCGGATTCACCTCCCTTATAATGACGCGTCACTTGGCTATTGGATTGGAAAACCTTATTGGAACTGTGGGTATGCTACCGAGGCAGCAAAGGCTATGGTCGCCTATGGATTTCGTGAGCATGACCTTGATCTGATTTACGCCGATTACTCCAAACGAAATCCTGCCTCTGGACGGGTGATGCAAAAAATTGGGATGCACTACGCTTATGATTTGTCCGAAGAGGATATGATTCGTTACAAGATCGAAAAAAGTGAATTCGTAGAGGAATGA
- the lnt gene encoding apolipoprotein N-acyltransferase, with amino-acid sequence MYQTHLNEPQGKIKNPQGKIKILAVLSALLLFLSFPNLNLFPCAWVALVPFFIALTRTTDWKSAFWIGYLTGFLFFAGLLPAILLLYPYANIFATLVGYLLLVGYTALYFAVFAVLMRFVPRRSSVLFSLSAACIWTALEWVRSWLITGFPWGSIGYSQWNNLPGIQIASLVGVHGISFVIVLFNASIATLLCNRHQWRQEIRTVVLSLILTLFCFGYGILQLQSAAPLDKNTNPTRQTNANTLKVALIPGNIPQLQKWDFRQFPKILQRYIGLTHKASREDPALIVWPETATRSRALTGEWPTYYRRFSQMLRDIGTPILLGTANQGETDRAIGQFSSRNKKRDAKIYNRVLSIAPDGKIHGDYAKMHLVPFGEYVPLAHLLPDFIPNFIQFEPFAHGKTVNLLPVFDVKNKTNTRKIEVGASICFESVFPDEFRRPVKMGASVMGIFTNDAWFKGTAFPELHLSMAPFRAIENRIAVFRCANGGFTGIVDKFGRTTTPLITPDTAQEILIATVPLLSSTEHKQTLYTRYGDWFPILCTLMCIGWLGSQAAIWARRRQS; translated from the coding sequence ATGTATCAAACCCACCTCAACGAACCGCAAGGGAAAATTAAAAATCCGCAAGGGAAAATTAAAATACTGGCGGTGCTTTCAGCACTGTTGCTGTTCCTCAGCTTCCCAAACTTAAACCTCTTTCCGTGCGCTTGGGTCGCGCTGGTGCCATTCTTCATCGCCTTGACGCGCACAACCGACTGGAAATCCGCTTTTTGGATCGGCTATCTAACAGGTTTCCTGTTTTTCGCCGGTCTGCTTCCCGCGATCCTCCTCCTCTACCCGTATGCGAATATCTTCGCGACCCTGGTGGGGTACCTGCTATTGGTGGGATATACGGCACTCTATTTCGCTGTTTTCGCCGTGCTGATGCGGTTTGTGCCGAGGCGTTCCAGCGTCCTATTTTCTTTGTCCGCTGCCTGTATCTGGACAGCATTAGAATGGGTACGGAGTTGGCTGATCACAGGATTCCCGTGGGGAAGTATCGGTTATTCGCAATGGAACAATCTACCGGGAATACAGATAGCCTCGCTTGTCGGTGTCCACGGCATCAGTTTCGTCATTGTGCTTTTCAATGCCAGCATCGCCACCTTGCTTTGTAACCGCCATCAATGGCGGCAGGAAATTCGCACTGTCGTTTTGTCGCTAATCCTAACACTTTTCTGTTTCGGTTACGGGATCCTCCAACTCCAGAGTGCCGCCCCTTTAGACAAAAACACAAACCCAACGCGACAAACAAACGCCAACACCTTAAAAGTTGCGCTCATCCCGGGCAACATTCCACAACTTCAGAAGTGGGACTTCCGTCAGTTTCCCAAGATTTTGCAACGCTATATCGGGTTGACGCATAAAGCCAGCAGAGAAGACCCTGCGTTAATTGTGTGGCCCGAAACCGCAACACGAAGTCGCGCATTGACAGGCGAATGGCCCACATATTACAGAAGATTCTCGCAGATGCTGCGTGATATCGGGACGCCAATACTTCTCGGTACAGCGAACCAAGGAGAAACAGACAGAGCAATAGGTCAATTTTCCAGCAGAAATAAAAAAAGAGATGCGAAAATATATAACCGCGTCCTTTCAATAGCACCCGATGGAAAGATACATGGGGATTATGCGAAGATGCACCTTGTTCCGTTTGGTGAATACGTGCCTCTGGCGCACCTGCTCCCAGATTTTATTCCCAATTTTATCCAGTTTGAGCCCTTCGCTCATGGAAAAACAGTAAACCTTTTACCGGTGTTTGACGTTAAAAATAAGACGAACACCCGAAAGATAGAGGTCGGTGCTTCGATTTGCTTTGAGTCGGTGTTTCCAGACGAATTTCGCAGACCCGTAAAAATGGGTGCCAGCGTGATGGGTATCTTCACCAACGATGCTTGGTTCAAAGGGACCGCTTTCCCCGAACTGCATCTATCAATGGCACCTTTCCGCGCGATTGAGAACCGTATTGCTGTGTTCCGATGCGCAAATGGGGGATTTACGGGCATCGTAGATAAGTTCGGTCGGACAACGACACCCTTGATTACACCGGACACCGCTCAAGAAATTCTCATCGCAACCGTCCCACTTCTTTCTTCTACGGAACATAAACAAACACTCTATACCCGCTACGGCGATTGGTTTCCTATTCTTTGCACACTTATGTGTATTGGATGGCTCGGCAGTCAAGCCGCAATATGGGCCCGTCGTAGACAGTCTTAG
- the lysS gene encoding lysine--tRNA ligase: MEETKDIIQQRREKLDEIREFGVEPYPHKYEPTHTTAAIRKDFADVEETPDETQKIRIAGRIMTKRDHGKSSFAHLQDSEGRIQIYVRRDNVGAELYKTYRRFDTGDIVGAEGSVFRTRTGELTVLIDTIRLLSKSIRPLPEKWHGLQDKQTRYRQRYADLIMNPEVKDVFLKRTRIVQAIRDMLNEQNFIEVETPVLQPIYGGANARPFTTYHNTLEQSLYLRIANELYLKRLIVGGFDRVYEFSRDFRNEGMDRDHNPEFTMLELYQAYADYIQIMELTETLIADTAKIIHGTTKIPYQDYELDLTPPWRRLSMVDAVREHSGIDPAPLSAHELYKAAVDAGVDLAGDETRGEIIAELFDTFAESKLIQPTFITDYPIEVSPFAKKKPDDPEFVERFEFFICGMEVGNAFSELNDPVDQRQRFLEQASSLEAGNDEAFMVDEDYLRALEYGMPPTGGLGIGIDRLTMLLTNQDSIRDVILFPQMRPEN, translated from the coding sequence GTGGAAGAAACAAAGGACATCATTCAGCAACGTCGCGAGAAGTTGGATGAAATTCGCGAATTCGGCGTAGAACCCTATCCGCATAAATATGAACCGACACACACCACCGCCGCCATCCGGAAAGACTTTGCTGATGTTGAAGAAACACCAGATGAAACCCAGAAAATCCGAATCGCCGGTCGGATCATGACGAAACGCGACCACGGAAAGAGCAGCTTTGCACATCTGCAAGATAGTGAAGGCAGAATCCAGATTTACGTCCGACGGGACAATGTCGGCGCAGAACTGTACAAAACATATCGACGCTTTGATACGGGTGATATTGTCGGTGCCGAGGGTTCCGTCTTTCGGACGCGCACAGGTGAACTCACCGTCCTTATCGACACCATACGCCTCCTATCAAAATCCATTCGACCCCTCCCTGAAAAATGGCACGGGCTACAAGATAAACAGACACGCTATAGACAACGTTACGCAGATCTCATCATGAACCCTGAGGTGAAGGACGTATTTCTTAAAAGGACACGAATCGTTCAAGCGATTCGGGACATGCTTAACGAGCAGAACTTTATTGAAGTAGAAACCCCTGTCCTGCAACCGATTTATGGGGGTGCAAACGCGCGTCCTTTCACAACATATCACAATACATTGGAACAATCACTCTATCTGCGTATCGCAAATGAACTCTATCTCAAGCGTCTCATCGTAGGAGGGTTCGATCGTGTTTATGAATTCTCGCGGGATTTCCGAAACGAGGGAATGGATAGGGATCATAACCCCGAATTCACAATGCTTGAACTCTATCAAGCCTACGCTGATTATATCCAGATAATGGAACTCACTGAGACTCTAATCGCTGACACAGCAAAGATCATTCACGGGACAACGAAGATCCCCTATCAGGATTACGAACTTGATCTCACACCGCCATGGCGCAGATTAAGTATGGTCGATGCAGTTCGGGAGCACAGCGGTATAGATCCAGCACCACTATCAGCACATGAACTCTACAAAGCTGCAGTTGATGCCGGAGTTGACTTAGCCGGTGATGAGACGAGAGGCGAAATTATAGCCGAACTTTTCGACACATTTGCGGAATCAAAATTGATCCAACCGACATTTATAACGGATTACCCGATTGAAGTCTCACCGTTTGCGAAAAAGAAACCCGATGATCCGGAGTTCGTCGAACGTTTTGAATTCTTTATCTGCGGGATGGAGGTTGGAAACGCTTTCAGTGAACTCAACGATCCGGTCGATCAACGTCAGCGATTTCTCGAGCAGGCAAGCAGTTTAGAAGCCGGCAACGATGAAGCCTTTATGGTCGACGAAGATTATCTACGAGCGTTGGAGTACGGTATGCCCCCTACGGGAGGACTCGGTATCGGTATCGACCGATTGACAATGCTGCTAACGAACCAGGACTCCATCCGTGATGTTATCCTATTTCCACAGATGCGTCCAGAAAATTAA